A stretch of the Benincasa hispida cultivar B227 unplaced genomic scaffold, ASM972705v1 Contig591, whole genome shotgun sequence genome encodes the following:
- the LOC120069799 gene encoding lectin-like produces MAGESASKNIFIPARDLTIAWIDDPQYWKWTSIEIDGKKVEVAELIRVYWLNIGGSINVQKLSPGITYEIVFDVLLKESAYDWKNPVNLELKQPDGLTIVTHESLENQTRDTWFQIKVGEFKVDDVGGKLAFTLYEHGQYWKSGLVVRGAEISTKDTSFGILYLIISLECYS; encoded by the exons ATGGCAGGAGAAAGTGCGAGTAAG AACATTTTTATACCTGCAAGAGACCTCACAATAGCTTGGATTGATGATCCTCAATACTGGAAATGGACATCTATAGAGATCGACGG TAAGAAAGTTGAAGTGGCTGAACTTATAAGGGTATATTGGCTAAATATTGGTGGGAGTATCAACGTACAGAAGCTATCACCTGGCATTACATATGAAATAGTGTTTGATGTATTGCTAAAGGAATCTGCATACGATTGGAAAAATCCTGTTAACCTCGAACTCAAACAGCCAGATGGATTAACAATTGTGACCCATGAATCTCTAGAGAATCAGACAAGAGATACATGGTTTCAGATCAAGGTCGGCGAATTCAAGGTCGACGATGTTGGGGGGAAGTTGGCGTTTACCTTGTATGAACATGGACAATATTGGAAGTCGGGGTTGGTTGTTAGAGGTGCTGAAATTTCTACCAAAGATACCAGTTTCGGTATACTCTATTTAATAATTTCTTTGGAATGTTATAGTTGA